TGATGAATTTTCGTTGGAAGTATAACCCCACGTATTTACGGATCAAATACGGATGCAAACAGGTGCTCTTTCCGCTGTTGGTTTTTCAATTTATCCGAACGATTGTGTTTCCTACCTCTTTTGATGTCGTCCTTCTCGGTTTGTTAGCCATGCTCTATGTTGCCATCTCCCTTGAATGGTTATAAAAAAGAAAAACAACGCCCCACGCGGTGAGACGTTGCTCATTAAAAGGCTTGCTGGACCCAACGATGCAGGCGCATCAGACGGTCCATATCTTTTTCAAAACGTTGGACAGCGTAAAACTCGGTCCACTCACGGGGATGATGATAATAAATATCCAAGTCTCTCATGATCCTCTCTGGGAAGGAGAGAAACGAAGCCATCAGTTCAATTTCTTCCGGCCGCAGCGGAAATATCTCGGCATAGCGATGGAATAGTTGAGAAGCCCCAACCTCATCCCCCGCCATTTGAAAATAGGTACGATAAAATAGCGTCAAATCACGCACTGGTGTATCAAAGCTGGCACGATCAAAATTAAGCAGCCGTCCTTTTCCCGATCGATCTGGCACAACATGCTCAGGATTCGGGTTACCATGGATCAACGATAAGCGAAAATGAGCATGTGTCTCATGACGCTCTCGCCAATCGGTCAATAAGTCTGTCGCTGTTTGAGCCATTTCTTCAAGAAACTCCTTGTTAGCCAAAAACACCAGGTCAAAAGGGGAAGGATATTTACGTTCCTGCGCAAGTGTTGCCGCCTTATTCATTTGGTCTTGCCAATATTGCCAACGGTTCAGCAAGGAGTCGATAAGTGGCTCTACCTGTCTCGGATCATCGTAGCGATAGTTTTGTGTCAAATGATGAAGCTCCGCCAAACGCTCCAAGGCAGTGGGCGCCCAAGACAAGGGCTGCTCGGCCCATTCCTCACTTCCTGGCTGCCAAGGGGTTACGTAAAAGGCGGTGCTACCTTGTTGGACAAAAGGATCATCGTATTTCGTGTACGTAAAAGGAACCGCCCCATCCCATCCACGATGCTGCAATTGACGCAGCATATCGCTGACGAAAACAAGACGTTGAGCGGGTATTTGCGCTCGTTTGCATACGAAGGAGCCGTAGGGAGTCGTCGCCTTAAATACATTTGGCTCCTTTAAAACGTCAATGCTCTGGGCATACATGTCATACTCTTTGAACAAAGGAGCAATGTCATCAAACCGACTCATAGACTCCCTCCCTCCTCGAACGCTCGGCCCGCTCGGCAATATGCCGAAGCAGCAAGTCAACAGATTGTTGGCTCTGCAAGGCGTGCTCAATACCAGCGATCGACGATTCTTGATCCAGCGATACGCGCTTAACGTACGATTCGATACTCCTGTACACTTCACGAGGACGAGCCATAAAGGCGAGTATCAACGAATAGTTTCCATAGGTGAGTGGCTTGATTTCTTCATAGCCGTCAAAAAAAGCGTCAATCTGTTTCAGATCTTTGTGGGTCAAAAAGTGATCGCGCAAAAAAGTGGCAACGTCGCGTTGCTGGACTGAAATTACCGGCCTGAAAAAACCTCTCAAGTACAACTTCCCGTTTATCATTCCCCAGTTGTCACGCAAAAGGTCCCGATGGGATACAGCAACCGCCTCCGGAGTAATTCGCTCATGGGCAAGCATCGCAGCGGAACGGTCCATTCTTTGCAGCATAGGGGTCATGAGTTCCGATACCCAACGATTCTCCTTAGAATTCCGCCCAGATTTGGCTCGAAATGATTCGACCAGCTCTTTAGTACGCCTTCCTTTTTCTTCCACTTGCTGCTTTTCCTGCTTGAGCAAATCACTTCCAGACAGTAAAGGACTTTCCTGCTGAGACTGATGCATCATCGCGATCACGCGTCCGCATTGCCTCGCCATGTCATGGCCGGGCTGATAGTCTTCGAATTGTCGGTGATGATCGGTCATGGTAACGCCGCGTTTACCCAAAATCAAAAATGGCTTGGTGTCTCTCGTCCGAATAAACCGCTCCACTTCTCGAAACCCCTGACGAGCCAGTCGTTCGCGCCAAGCAAACGACCAGCGCATCACATCTACACGTGGCCAAACGTGGAGTTCTTTGGGGCCCCGGTTTGTCTCCAGTAAATAGCAATCATCTAGGGGCGTAATTCGGATTACGCGCGCCCGATATTGCTGGCAAACCTCGGAGAGATCAATTTTATCCACGGTCCCCCACTCCTCTATTGTGGGATGTACAAAATCTGCCCTGCTACAAGCTGCTCAGAAGCCAATCGGTTTACTTCCACGATTTTGGAGACAGGCAAGGAGTATCGTTGTGAAATATGCTCTAACGTCTCATCTCGCTGAATAATGCACATTTTCAGCTGACTGGAACGCTCTTCTTTTCTCCGGACAAACGACGTTAGATTTTGCATAGCCTCCACCGTAGAAGCGTTGACATTCGCCGCAGACCCATATCGCGAAGAGCTAGATGAAGATTCCGCCTCTAACGCCATCGCTTCCTGTTTGGCACGACTCGCTTGTGAGAAGATGGAAGTAATGTTCACACGACTTCTATCTTCCTGGGAGGGTTTCCCTGAAATCGCCACTCGCACTTCTACATCTTCCGCGGCAGCCTCTGGTTGTGCAACGACTGGTTCTGCTTCCGGCTCAGGTTCTGACTCGGATACAACACTGGCTTCCACCGCTTCTTGCACGGCTTCCTGCGACTCCGCTTCGACTGATGACCCTGTAGGTTCATTGGAAACTTGCTGGTATGCGATTGCCTGTTGATCGTGGATAGCCAGTATAGGCTCCTCATGTCCTTGTTCTTTTTCGGCTATTTCTCTCATCTGCTCTTGCTCATCTGCCAATACTGACTGCTCGGAATAGGCGACAGAAGAATCGTACGAAGCAGATTGTTGGGAATCGAAGTCATACGAAATAGGAGCAGTCTCCCAGGACTCTGGAAGATTGGACTGTGCCGACTGTGCCACTTCCAGCACATCACCATATTGCTCGTAATATTCATCCTCATCGGATTGAGCAATAGCCGGAGTATCGAACATGGAAGGAGATTCGGTTGATTCATAGGATGCTGGCAATGCCTGCCGCTCCAATTCCTCCTCCAGCGCACTCAGCTTTTGATCGATGTCATCGAGGGACGTCTGTTCCGTATATTCTTGCCCATCATCCCCAGCAGCAAAGGTGTATTCCCACGCTCCTTCGCCTGGACCTGCTGCCTGCGTTTCGATCTGTTCCGCTTGTTCTGCTCTATCCCCGAGGACTATCCCCAAAATCTTCAGATCGGCATCAATGAGCATTTGATGTGGTGATTCCAGCTTGTAGTCAAAGCTGTCCACAATTGCATAGATGTCTCCGATCTCGGTAATCCGATCCAATGGAATGGTGATGTTCAACGGAATGCGATGACCGATTTGTTCCTCCCAGCCATAAAAGGCTTGATCCGATGCTTCCTGGCGAAAGGGAGTAAAAGTCATGGCCTCAACCAGCGTTTCTCCTTCGCCGCCTGTCGCTTCTGCGGCTTCCCTGATTGGCTCGTACTTCCCTACTAATTGCAAGCAACCCGTGATCGAGATGTAGGAATCGTTTTCCAACACTTCCACATCTGGAACCAATTCCAGCTCTTGCAATTCACCTATTCCAGCTCTATCGGATGAGAGGAAAATGGTCTCCTTGATGGCAAAAGAGAGTTGCCCATCCTGTAATGCCATTCGTGCTCCTCCTTTCAAGTGCAGGACATTTCCCTATACTATATGGACAGGACGAGCCGTTTAGCACCGAAAAAAAAGGAAAAACCGGGGTTATCTATCTCCCCGGTTTTACAGACGCGATCCATTCTGCTATTGCTTTTTTCCCCTGATCAATACAATCGGGTACACCTACGCCACTGTACGACGCACCTGCCACGATAACACCAGGGAGTTTTTCTTTTAATTGATTGTTCACATCCTGCACCCAAGCCTGATGTCCGACAACATATGGTATGGCATTTTGCAAACGTGATACGTTATAAAAATCCGGCTCTGCTCGAATCGTCATGATCTTGCGCAGATCGCGGAGGACAACCTCCAAAATTTCCTCGTCTGTCTGCTCCATGAAGGATTGCTCTCCTGCTCTCCCTATGAAGCTACGCAGCAAGGCTTTGTTTTTCGGCGTCGTATGCGGCCATTTGCGATGCGCCCACGTACAAGCGGTAATTTTTGCTCCAGAATGCCGCGGTACAATAAATCCTGTCCCTTCCATTCCTAAATCAATGGCTGACTCTGGAAACGCCATCGCGATGGTTGCAACCATATGAGGCTTCGCTTGTGGCAGAGTAGGAACTTGTACATAAGGACGGAACAACGGCTCTGCGACAGCATGTGGCAAGGTAAACAATACCGTATCCGTCTCAATCGTTTCCCCATTTTTCAATACCAATGTGTACTTCCCGTCTGGACGTTTCACCAGTTCTTTGACACCGGTATTCTTGGAGATGACTTCTTCAGGCAGACTCTTCTCGATTGCCTCTACTAAGGACTGCAATCCGTTCTTCAACGTCAGGAAGATGCCTTTTGGCTTTTCTTGCGTTTTTACTTGCGGGCGAGAATGCTTCATCGCTACGATCAAGCTGCGATGCTGCTCCTCCATTTTGGCGAATTGAGGAAAACTCGCAAGCAAGCTGAGTTTGTCGAGATCCCCGGAGTATACACCGGACAATAAAGGCGCTATAAGATTATCAATAACTTCATTACCTAGCCTACGCCGAAAAAAGTCACCCACGGAGATATCGCCGTCTCCTTTTGATGTAGGAAGAACGAGATCCAAAGCTGCTCGAAGCTTGCCCGGCCAAGAAATAAGATCGGTCGTGACAAAGGGCATGAGCTTCGTCGGTACACCCATGACCGCTCCTTCTGGTATAGCTTTCAGGCGATCCTGATGCCAAATATAAGCTTGGCCTGTACTGTTGCGAACGAGATCATCCGCAAGCCCCAAGTCCACTGCCAGTTCAGCCGCACTCGTTTTCCGCTCGAGAAACGAATCGGGACCTTGCTCAATCACAAACCCTTCGTGACGCCATGTCTTGATTTTCCCACCAAGTCGTCCCTGCTCTTCAAGCAGTTGAAAACGGATTGGCAAGCCTTTTGCGTCGATTTCCTTTTGTAAGTAATAAGCAGCGGTTAACCCTGTGATGCCGCCGCCTATAATCGTAATATGATAGGTATTATCGCTCATATGATCGATCCCCTAATTCGCCAGCTTCTTTCCGACTGCATCAGCCAGACAGGAAATGAACGCAGGTCTGGCGTTAGGCATCGGTGGACGATTGTAATGTACCCCTAGCTCATCTGTAACCGCTTTGCATTCCACATCATTATCAAACAGAACTTCCAAATGCTCCGCAATAAATCCGACAGGACAGTAAACAAATGCTTGGTAGCCTTTTGCTTCGTACAGCTCTCTAGTCAAATCCTGTACATCTGGTCCCAACCACGGATCAGGTGTATTTCCGGCACTTTGCCATCCGATTGCATAAGAAGTGACCCCTGCTCGCTCGGCAATGAGCTTTGCTGTCTCTTCCAGTTGCATTGGGTACGGATCACCTGACTTCAAGATTTTTTCCGGCAGGCTGTGAGCGGAGAAGATCACAACTGCTTGTCCACGCTCTTCATCCGTCATCGTAGCAAACGTCGCTTGAATAGCATCTGCCCAATATCCGATGAAGCCTGGTTCCAGATACCAGCTCTCAATGCTCTGGATGACAGGTCCGCCAATTGCCTCGGAATGCTCCTGTGCTCGTCCATTGTATTCTTTGACGCTATAGCTGGAATAATGAGGCGCCAGAACAAGACTGATCGCTTCTGTAATCCCATCCCTCTTCATTTGCTCTACTGCGTCTTCGACAAACGGAGCGATATGCTTCAAACCAAGGTACCCTACAAATTCACGGTCTGGGTAGCGTTTGTTCATTTCCTGCTCGAGAGCGCGCACTTGCTCATCTGTAATGTCTGCAAATCGATTCAATCCATCTACAGCCTCGTAACGCGCCATCAAATCATCGAGCAGTTCTTGTGGTGGCTTACGACCACGGCGAATGTGCGTATAGTATGGTTCAATCTGTTCAGGACTGCGTGGCGTTCCATACGCCATTAACAAGAGTCCGATCTTCTGCTTTGACATGTAAGCGCCCCTCCTGATTAGATGTCCCTTTTGTAACTATGGATGAACTTCGTCAGTTGTTGCAGTGTTTCTACTTTGGCGTCAGGGAATACGCCGTGTCCCAGATTGAAAATGAAGCCTGGCTGTTTTGTGCCTTCATCCAAAATTTCCTTCGCCTTCGCTTCGAGCTTCTCCCAAGGAGCCAATAGCAGCGTTGGGTCCAAATTGCCTTGCAGCGTCTTCGTCACACCCATCTCACGAGCAGTTGTAATCGAAGTACGCCAGTCCAGACCAACCACATCAACAGGCAAGCGGTTCCAATCCATCAAAAGATGACCAGCGCCGATACCAAAATAGATCGTTGGCACGCCAGTATCTTTTAGTGCATTGAAGATACGAGTCATGACTGGTGTAATGTACTCGCGGTAATCTTCGTCATTCAATGCACCGACCCACGAATCAAATACTTGCACAGCTTGTGCACCTGCTTTAATTTGCGCCTTGAGGTAGGTGATAGTCATATCGCCCAGTTTTTCCATCAGCGCCTGCCAAGCAACTGGCTCGGTATACATGAATGCTTTTGTCTTATGATAGTGCTTAGAAGGGCCGCCTTCGATCAAATAGCTAGCCAGTGTAAATGGTGCACCTGCGAAACCGATCAATGGAACAGATAATTGCTGACGCAAAATCTTAATGGATTCAAGAATGTACGGCACATGCGTTTCCGGATCGAGCTCAAGCAGACGCTCAACATCCTTCAAGGATTCGATTGGGTTCGCGATCACAGGACCAATCCCAGATTCGATATTTACATCCACACCAATCGGTTTTAGTGGCGTCATGATGTCTGCAAACAAGATTGCAGCGTCAACGCCCAGTTGCTCAACTGGAAGACGTGTCACTTCCGCGCAAACTTCCGGTATGTAGTTCATTTCAAAAAAGCTATGCTTCGCGCGGATGGCGCGGTATTCTGGCTGATAACGCCCTGCCTGTCGCATGTACCAGACCGGAACATGCTCTGTCGCTTCACCGCGACATGCTTTCAAAAACGTGTCGTTAAAAGTTTTTGCGGTCATGAATAAACCTCGCTTTGCACAATTATGTTTCCTTCAATATGATACCATTCGTCATTCGACAAGTAATGTCTCTTTTGTGTCAAAATCTTTTCGTTTCTTCCGTTTCCAATCCTATCCATCAGTGTTTCCAAACTTCTCCTATTGAATGCGAACGTCCCCGGTAGAACTTCGCACAGTCATTTTGGGTCCACCTGATCCAATCGATGCCTTCACTTTGTATTCCTCGTTCTTTTCATAGGTAAGGTTAGACCAGGTGGTTTCAATGCCTCCTGTATCTGTCGTTACTTCCAACTTTGCTGCAACAGGCTCCTTGGCTACTGTCACTCGAATATCCCCGGTATCCGTTCGAATAGAAACGTCATGGGTCAACTCTGGCATTGTCAGTTTATCAATCTCGCCTGTAGAGCTTTCAATGACAACGGCCGAGCGAACATTCGCCAGATTGATATCTCCTGTAGCTGTCTGGACGTCAAGTGCTTCTCCTTCATAGCCCGACACGTCCACATCTCCATTGCTGGTGGATATTTTCGTGTTCTTTGCACGCAGCATTCCGCTCTTGATATCCCCTGTCATCGTTTCAAGCTGGACGTTCTCATACACTTTTTCTGGCAGGAAGAGCTCCAGCTTTACCTTTCCGTTGCGAGGATAAAACATATTGACGTGAGGGCGTTCACGCAGTTCTACGAGAAGCGTACCATCTGGTGAGACTACACTCTGAAACTCCAGTCGCTCCTGCTGTTGCTCGGATACTTCCCCGACCATCCGTACGCTCGCTTTTGGTTGCTTGCTTGCCATGATTTCCACATCAGCCGTTTCCGTCAGCAACTCAATCGCATTTACCTCTTGTTCGATCATGCGCTCTTCATTGACTTGTTTTAACGAAAAGGAGAAATTTTCTTGCTTCGTAAAGAGCCAGATGATTCCACATACACCGATGATGAACAAAAGAAGACTTATTCCAAAGAGTCTTTTCCCCAAATTTCGCATCTCATTTCCCCCTGATCATCTTCACGTTGAACTGGAGATAACGCAAGAACTGGCGATACAGCCATTTCGTCAATCGTAGCAAGCCGATGGCAAACATTCCGCCCAATCCTACGGAAACCATGCTGGAGAACAACAAGAAAAGTCGCTCTTGAGACGGGGCGGGAATCCCGTAATCCAAGAATATTCCGACTGGCGCGACCAAAAGCGCCGCAGTCATCGCATACAACCCCATCAGTATACCAATCAGGCCTAAAAATGGCCCCAAAACAAAGACGAGATTGAAAAATCCCAAGCTGATCGTGGCGACAATCGCTCTCGTCATATTCCCTACCGATGCGTTGGACTGTGCTTGATCAATTCGGTAGCCAGCCAAAAGCTCGCGTGCCACTAGCTTCGGACTTCCCAATCCTTCTGCAATTTCAAACTCCGTCTTTCCTTGTTTCATTCCCGAGAGAAAATGCTCTGTATAATCGGCAAGGATGTCTAAACGTTCTTTATCAGGCAAAGCGCTAAGCAAAGCATTTAACTCATCCATAAACTCACGCCTTGTCATATCCGAGTCCCTCCTCTATGATCTCATTTACCCCGCGGTTAAATATTCGCCACTCCAAAACGAGGTCATTCATGTATTGACGACCGCGATTTGTCAGCTGGTAATATTTCCGTGGGGGTCCCTCTTGTGATTCCGCCAAATAGGTCGTAAAAAATCCTTCCTGGGTCAAACGGCGAAGTAAGGGGTAAACCGTTCCTTCAGAGATATGGAATTTTTCTGAGATGCTCGCAACTAGTTCGTAGCCGTATCTGTCCTGCTTTGCTGTCAAGACGAGAACACACAGCTCCAGAACCCCTTTTTTAAACTGTACGTTCATCAACATCACCCATGTAAAAGCTTACCAAATGGCTACTATATATTGCAAGGTACTTCATAATAACAAAACCTCTTTTTCGCAGCATATCAAGAAGGTGCGACCGCGTTTTAGAGGTAGTTTATTGTGTCCGTACAGTAAAAAATGGACAGGGAGGTTTTTCTCCACCCCTGTCCGGTCAAACCTTATTTTACTTCAACAATGCGGTTTTCTACTTTTGGATTGACAGTTTTACGCTTGATCAAGCCTTCTTCCACAATGCTGTACATGGACAAGCCTGTGTTGAAGAATGGCTTTTTCAAAGATTCGTAACCATCTCCACCTGCTGCCAGGAAGTCGATCGTTGCCACTTTATACGTTTTGGTCAGGTCAAGCGGCTTGTCTCCAACTTTTACTTCTACTACGCGCTCGCCAGCTGGCTTGGATGGGTTGTACGTGAAGCTCATGCCGCTCACTTGCGGGAAGCGTCCTGCTCCCTCTTCTACCTTGCTCACGCCGTTTTCGAGGGCTTTCTTCAGCTCTTCGCCTGTTACTTCTACGACTGCCAGTGTATTGTTCTCGAATGGCAGGAGCGTGTACAGACCTTTTTTCGTGATATCGCCTGCTGGCAACTGTGTACGGATTCCACCACCGTTAGCGAGTGCTACATCTGCCTCATAGCCTTTGATGGACTGCGTGCGCTCCAGCATGATATCTGCGATCAGGTTACCTACGTTTGTTTCTTTCGTACGTACCAGTGCACGGTCACCATCGAGTGGCACTTCGGATTTCGCAATGGTAACATTCATGACAGTATCGATCTTGCCCACGATTTCTTTTACCATCTTATCTACGTCTGGATCAGCCACAACTGCTTCATCGTACTCTTTCAAACCGCCGCTGAATGCTACCAGTTCTTTGCCGAGGTAGTAGAGGTCAGCGCGTCCGAGGGACTTGCCGTACTCCCAGTCTTGTACGATGTACGTGCCGTTTACGAGTTCAGGTGCTTTCAGCGGAGTATGGGAGTGACCACCAACAATCAGGTCAATGCCAGGGACGTTTTTCGCGATTTCACGGTCTACGTTCACTCCGATGTGGGAAACAACAATCACGTGATCTACTTCTTTTTTCAGCTCAGGTACAAGTACTTTCGCCACTTCTACCGGGTTTTTGAATGTCAGCCCTTTTACGTTGTCAGGGTG
This genomic stretch from Brevibacillus sp. DP1.3A harbors:
- a CDS encoding phosphotransferase; this encodes MSRFDDIAPLFKEYDMYAQSIDVLKEPNVFKATTPYGSFVCKRAQIPAQRLVFVSDMLRQLQHRGWDGAVPFTYTKYDDPFVQQGSTAFYVTPWQPGSEEWAEQPLSWAPTALERLAELHHLTQNYRYDDPRQVEPLIDSLLNRWQYWQDQMNKAATLAQERKYPSPFDLVFLANKEFLEEMAQTATDLLTDWRERHETHAHFRLSLIHGNPNPEHVVPDRSGKGRLLNFDRASFDTPVRDLTLFYRTYFQMAGDEVGASQLFHRYAEIFPLRPEEIELMASFLSFPERIMRDLDIYYHHPREWTEFYAVQRFEKDMDRLMRLHRWVQQAF
- a CDS encoding phosphotransferase → MDKIDLSEVCQQYRARVIRITPLDDCYLLETNRGPKELHVWPRVDVMRWSFAWRERLARQGFREVERFIRTRDTKPFLILGKRGVTMTDHHRQFEDYQPGHDMARQCGRVIAMMHQSQQESPLLSGSDLLKQEKQQVEEKGRRTKELVESFRAKSGRNSKENRWVSELMTPMLQRMDRSAAMLAHERITPEAVAVSHRDLLRDNWGMINGKLYLRGFFRPVISVQQRDVATFLRDHFLTHKDLKQIDAFFDGYEEIKPLTYGNYSLILAFMARPREVYRSIESYVKRVSLDQESSIAGIEHALQSQQSVDLLLRHIAERAERSRREGVYESV
- a CDS encoding LysM peptidoglycan-binding domain-containing protein, which encodes MALQDGQLSFAIKETIFLSSDRAGIGELQELELVPDVEVLENDSYISITGCLQLVGKYEPIREAAEATGGEGETLVEAMTFTPFRQEASDQAFYGWEEQIGHRIPLNITIPLDRITEIGDIYAIVDSFDYKLESPHQMLIDADLKILGIVLGDRAEQAEQIETQAAGPGEGAWEYTFAAGDDGQEYTEQTSLDDIDQKLSALEEELERQALPASYESTESPSMFDTPAIAQSDEDEYYEQYGDVLEVAQSAQSNLPESWETAPISYDFDSQQSASYDSSVAYSEQSVLADEQEQMREIAEKEQGHEEPILAIHDQQAIAYQQVSNEPTGSSVEAESQEAVQEAVEASVVSESEPEPEAEPVVAQPEAAAEDVEVRVAISGKPSQEDRSRVNITSIFSQASRAKQEAMALEAESSSSSSRYGSAANVNASTVEAMQNLTSFVRRKEERSSQLKMCIIQRDETLEHISQRYSLPVSKIVEVNRLASEQLVAGQILYIPQ
- the hemY gene encoding protoporphyrinogen oxidase; translation: MSDNTYHITIIGGGITGLTAAYYLQKEIDAKGLPIRFQLLEEQGRLGGKIKTWRHEGFVIEQGPDSFLERKTSAAELAVDLGLADDLVRNSTGQAYIWHQDRLKAIPEGAVMGVPTKLMPFVTTDLISWPGKLRAALDLVLPTSKGDGDISVGDFFRRRLGNEVIDNLIAPLLSGVYSGDLDKLSLLASFPQFAKMEEQHRSLIVAMKHSRPQVKTQEKPKGIFLTLKNGLQSLVEAIEKSLPEEVISKNTGVKELVKRPDGKYTLVLKNGETIETDTVLFTLPHAVAEPLFRPYVQVPTLPQAKPHMVATIAMAFPESAIDLGMEGTGFIVPRHSGAKITACTWAHRKWPHTTPKNKALLRSFIGRAGEQSFMEQTDEEILEVVLRDLRKIMTIRAEPDFYNVSRLQNAIPYVVGHQAWVQDVNNQLKEKLPGVIVAGASYSGVGVPDCIDQGKKAIAEWIASVKPGR
- the hemH gene encoding ferrochelatase, with translation MSKQKIGLLLMAYGTPRSPEQIEPYYTHIRRGRKPPQELLDDLMARYEAVDGLNRFADITDEQVRALEQEMNKRYPDREFVGYLGLKHIAPFVEDAVEQMKRDGITEAISLVLAPHYSSYSVKEYNGRAQEHSEAIGGPVIQSIESWYLEPGFIGYWADAIQATFATMTDEERGQAVVIFSAHSLPEKILKSGDPYPMQLEETAKLIAERAGVTSYAIGWQSAGNTPDPWLGPDVQDLTRELYEAKGYQAFVYCPVGFIAEHLEVLFDNDVECKAVTDELGVHYNRPPMPNARPAFISCLADAVGKKLAN
- the hemE gene encoding uroporphyrinogen decarboxylase, which codes for MTAKTFNDTFLKACRGEATEHVPVWYMRQAGRYQPEYRAIRAKHSFFEMNYIPEVCAEVTRLPVEQLGVDAAILFADIMTPLKPIGVDVNIESGIGPVIANPIESLKDVERLLELDPETHVPYILESIKILRQQLSVPLIGFAGAPFTLASYLIEGGPSKHYHKTKAFMYTEPVAWQALMEKLGDMTITYLKAQIKAGAQAVQVFDSWVGALNDEDYREYITPVMTRIFNALKDTGVPTIYFGIGAGHLLMDWNRLPVDVVGLDWRTSITTAREMGVTKTLQGNLDPTLLLAPWEKLEAKAKEILDEGTKQPGFIFNLGHGVFPDAKVETLQQLTKFIHSYKRDI
- a CDS encoding DUF4097 family beta strand repeat-containing protein; the encoded protein is MRNLGKRLFGISLLLFIIGVCGIIWLFTKQENFSFSLKQVNEERMIEQEVNAIELLTETADVEIMASKQPKASVRMVGEVSEQQQERLEFQSVVSPDGTLLVELRERPHVNMFYPRNGKVKLELFLPEKVYENVQLETMTGDIKSGMLRAKNTKISTSNGDVDVSGYEGEALDVQTATGDINLANVRSAVVIESSTGEIDKLTMPELTHDVSIRTDTGDIRVTVAKEPVAAKLEVTTDTGGIETTWSNLTYEKNEEYKVKASIGSGGPKMTVRSSTGDVRIQ
- a CDS encoding HAAS domain-containing protein, which encodes MTRREFMDELNALLSALPDKERLDILADYTEHFLSGMKQGKTEFEIAEGLGSPKLVARELLAGYRIDQAQSNASVGNMTRAIVATISLGFFNLVFVLGPFLGLIGILMGLYAMTAALLVAPVGIFLDYGIPAPSQERLFLLFSSMVSVGLGGMFAIGLLRLTKWLYRQFLRYLQFNVKMIRGK
- a CDS encoding PadR family transcriptional regulator, whose amino-acid sequence is MNVQFKKGVLELCVLVLTAKQDRYGYELVASISEKFHISEGTVYPLLRRLTQEGFFTTYLAESQEGPPRKYYQLTNRGRQYMNDLVLEWRIFNRGVNEIIEEGLGYDKA
- a CDS encoding bifunctional UDP-sugar hydrolase/5'-nucleotidase, whose translation is MKKARRITMTAFASIVFASLMSSSAFAAPLHPVQHTDWMVKKAIVSAGQNGDLALDRAVTLAEATVVFSKLKEAKLGAAAKGAHWSTPYFDWAKSQGALTQDDYKNPAQAVTSAKLTQMADKLGYKMKLDSKATVTRGEFFQALGDAATTHVTIAHTNDTHGHIQEDKNQKEFGFAKIATLLKEWRAENENFLLLDAGDTFQGTVFVNQFKGESVVPILNSLDYNVMAAGNHEFDFGYEQLLKLRDMLEHPVISANVFKADGKELLPPVFKAEIGGKKFAFVGFVAEDTPVLTHPDNVKGLTFKNPVEVAKVLVPELKKEVDHVIVVSHIGVNVDREIAKNVPGIDLIVGGHSHTPLKAPELVNGTYIVQDWEYGKSLGRADLYYLGKELVAFSGGLKEYDEAVVADPDVDKMVKEIVGKIDTVMNVTIAKSEVPLDGDRALVRTKETNVGNLIADIMLERTQSIKGYEADVALANGGGIRTQLPAGDITKKGLYTLLPFENNTLAVVEVTGEELKKALENGVSKVEEGAGRFPQVSGMSFTYNPSKPAGERVVEVKVGDKPLDLTKTYKVATIDFLAAGGDGYESLKKPFFNTGLSMYSIVEEGLIKRKTVNPKVENRIVEVK